AGGCTCTCCCCCTCAAGCTGGATGCCGCGCATCTCGGGAATCGCGGAGAGGTCGATGAGAACCTGCGGCGCCTGAAGCCGCATCGCCAGCGCCGGCACGAGGCTCTGGCCGCCGGAGATATAGCTCGCGTCCCCATCGGCCCCGTCGAAGGCGGCATGCGCTTCGGCAAGGGATGAGGGACGCGCATAGGCGAAAGCGCGGGCTTTCAAGGCAGTCCTCCCGGTTCTCGTGGCTTCATTTTTGTGACCACTTGGTCACAACATGATCTCAGGCCCATCTTCCTGTCAATAGTGCTGCCGCGCGAATGTCGGTGAACTTGGGGCGTGCCCGCCGCGATGCCGATTTTGCAATGCATCACAACGCTATTCCCATATGTATATAGGATTAAACATACCTCTCTTCTTTTCCTCGACTTGCACCTTCTCGCCCGGCCCGTGCAGCGCGGCCAACCGCCGCCGACTCCCTCCTGTGATCGGAAGCCCTTGGTGACACGGAGCGCTTGCGCTATCGCAGGAATGGTGGGCGCCCGGCCCATGCGCCGAACGGACGAGCCTTGAAGCCCCCTCCCGACCCGAAGCCGACTCCGCCCGCCCGCCGCCGCCAGCACATGCGCGCGGCGGATCGCGAGCAGGCGATCATCGAGGAAGCCGTCCGCTTCTTCGCCGAGCACGGGTTCGAGGGTCAGACCCGCGAACTGGCGAAGCGGATGGGAATTACCCATTCCGCCATCTATCGCTACATCCCTTCCAAGGAAGCGCTCATCGAGCGGGTGTACGAGCACGTCTATCTCAGCCGCTGGAAGGCGGACTGGGCGGCGCTGGTGACGGACCGATCGATGCCGCTGGAAGCCCGGCTCACCCAATTCTATCTCGAATATGTCGAGAAGGTTTTCGATTACCACTGGGTGCGGATCTTCGCGTTCTCGGGCCTGAAGTCGTTCGACATCACCAGCCGCTATCTCACCATCGTCCGTGACCAGATCATTTTACCGGCCTGCGCCGAGTTGCGCGCAGAGCTGAAGCTGCCGCCCCCGAGCGAGACTCCCGTGAGCGAGCGCGAGGCGGAGCTGTTCTGGGGGCTGCACGGGCGCATCTTCTATCTCGCCATCCGCCGCTATGTGTACGGGACCACAACCCCGGAGAATCTCGATCCCGTGGTGAGAGACGCCGTACGCGCCTTCCGGGCCGGCGTCGCGCCCGTGCTGACGGACATCCTCGCGCAAGCCGATTCCTGAATGATTGCAAGCGCGGCCTTAGGCAACGCTGGCTCACGCAAGGTCATCTGGCCCCCTCGCCAAAGCGGGCGTCGCTTGGTAAAGTTTCCGTGCGATCGGCCTTGTTCTCGCCGTCGTGATCTGGTCTAGCGAGGGGCGTAAAGGGAAAAGAAACCGAATTTCGGCAGGTTTGCAGGGCTGGAGGGACTGTGCGGCGGGGCCGCGCGGGCGCGGCGTTCCGGGCGGTGGTCGGTCGGAGATGATCCGAACCGGGTATGGCTTGTGCGGTGCGGTAGACCGAAGGACCCTGGGATGGACGAACGGAGCCGGCAGCGACCGGCAGCGCTGATAGCGGGGACCATGAGGCACTCGGACCGTCAGGAATTCGCGGCTTGGCAGGACCACGCGGGCGACCAGCACGCACGCGGGGACCATGATGCCGGTTTGCGTGAACACGGTGAGTGGGACCGCGACGAGGCCGATCCCCACGCCGACTGGCATGACCGGGCCGACTGGCACTGGACGCCCCATATTCACGAGGAAGAGGTCGACGCCTCGGACTACGATCCCCACGCTGGCGATCCGCGTCCCGAAGGGCTCTCCCGCCGCGGCACGCTCGTCGGCATCGGCACCGGGATTGTCGCCGGGCTGCTGGTTGCCGCTGGAGCGGTCTGGTATTCGCAGGGCTCGTTCGCATTCGGCGTCTCCGCGCCGCCGCCTCAGGTATCGCAGCGCCCCGTGGTGCGCGAGCTGAGCATGGCGGCCGCCGGCGCGACCGTGACGGAGATTTCCCTCGTCGTCGGCTCCGGGTCTCTGGGCGTCGATGCCTCAAGCATCTACCTCACCAACGTCGCCGCCGATGGCCGGTCCTTCGCCGCCACGGCAGAGCCTTCCGACAATTCCCAGCGCCTCACCGGCCGCGTCGTGCCGCTGCCCATGGCCAATCCGCTGAACCGCAACCAGGTCGCGGCGGCGGACGGAATAAAGGCCCTGGAACAGTTCGATCAGGGTGCGGTGCCCCTGCCCCTGCGCAAGCCGGCCATGCCGACCCAGCGCCTAGCGTACGCCTCTCTTCCCGACGCCTCGCTCACGGACGCGCCCTCCGCAGTCCCAGGCAGCCAGGCTCCGACGCCGGATACCCCGACCCCGTTGTCCGAGGATGAGCCGGCCCTGCCCTCCGCCGGCAGCGGCTATGCCATCTACGATATCAAGGCCAAGGTGGTCTACATGCCGAACGGGGATCGGCTGGAGGCCCATTCGGGCTACGGCGATACCTTCGACGACATCCGTGCCGTCAACAAGCGCATGGTGGGCCCCACCCCGCCCAACACCTACCAGCTGACCATGCGCGAATCGCTGTTCCATGGAACAGAGGCGGTGCGCCTCAACCCGGTCGGAACGGGCAGGATGTATGGCCGCACGGGCATCCTCGCGCATCCCTATCTCCTTGGTCCGCGTGGCGATTCCAACGGCTGCGTCTCCATCAAGGACTACGGCCGCTTCCTCGCCGCCTTTAAGCGGGGCGAGGTCAAGAAAATGGTCGTGGTGGCCGAGCTGAAGAACGGTCCGAAGCGCGAAGAGAATTTCCTCCTGTCCTTCCTGAAGCCGAAGGACTGACGGCGGCGCGGGTGCCTTCACCAAGGGTATCACCTTGGGTCAAGAGGACTTAAGGCCGAGCCCATCTCGGGCTATAAGGGGTGCGGAGGAACGCACCTATGAGCTTTAAATTCCTGACGAGACTGGTATCTGCCGCGGCCATCGGCTTCGCCGCCATGACCGCGACCGCCTCGGCGCAGACTTATCCGGACCGGCCCGTCCGCCTTGTCGTGCCCTTCGCCGCCGGCGGCTCCACCGACATCGTTGCCCGCATCATCGCCGCCAAGATGAGCGAGATCCTGAAGCAGCAGGTGATCGTCGAGAATCGCGCGGGCGCGGGCGGCAATGCGGGCGCTGCGGCGGTGGCCCGGTCTGCACCGGACGGCTACACCGTGCTGATGGGCACGGTCGCGACCCATGCCATCAATCCCGCCCTCTATGTGAAGATGCCCTACGACCCGGTGAAGGACTTCGCGCCGGTGTCCCTGCTGGTCAACGTGCCCAACGTCATCGTCGTCAATCCGTCGCTGAACGTGAAGACGGTGAAGGAGCTGATCGACCTGCTGAAGGCCAACCCCGACAAGTACGACTACGCCTCGTCCGGCATCGGGACGCCGCTGCACCTGTCGGGCGCCCTGTTCGAGAGCATGTCCGGCACCAAGATGGTGCATGTGCCCTACAAGGGCGCCGGGCCGGCGCTGCTCGACGTGGTGGGCGGTCAGGTGAAGATCATGTTCGACAATCTGCCGTCGTCCATCGGCCAGATCCGCAAGGGTGGCGTCATCGGGCTCGCGGTGACCACCAAGGAGCGTTCGCCGGCCGCGCCGGAGATTCCGACCGTCGCGGAATCGGGCCTGCCCGGATACGAGACCTACAGCTGGAACGCGATCTTCGCGCCCGCCGGTACCCCGCAGGCCTATATCGACATTCTCGCCAAGGCCGGCGCGGAAGCGGTGGCGGACCCCGCGGTGAAGGCGCGCCTCGCCGACCTGTCGGCCGTTGCGGTCGGCTCCACCCCGGCCCAGCTCGCCGACCATGTGAAGGCCGAAATCGCCAAATGGGGCCCGGTGGTCAAGGCGTCCGGCGCGTCGGTGAACGAGTAGTCGAACCGAAGGGCCAGCCTGCCCCTGCGGCGCGGTTGCGCCTTCGGGCGGGGATGAGGATGCTGCAGGCGCGGGGGGCACCTCCGCGCCTGTTTTGCGTCACGACACCCGGACCCATCCATTGCCGATGCCACGCCTGCTGCCCGCCCTCCTCCTCGCCCTTCTGCCGACCGCCGGCCACGCCAACGACGACGTGCTCAGGCGCACCGCCGCCGGCGCGGAGCAGGTGTTGCAGACGGTGGACTACGCCAACACGCGCTATTCCCCGCTGAAGCAGATCGATACCGCCAATGTCGGCCGCCTCCAGGTGGCTTGGACCTTCTCCACCGGCGTGCTTCGGGGCCATGAGGGCGCGCCCTTGGTGGTGGGGGACGTGATGTATGTCCACACCCCCTTTCCCAATGTGGTCTACGCCCTCGACCTGAAGAACGACGGCCGCATCCTGTGGAAATACGAGCCACGCCAGAAGAAGGACGTGGCGGCGGTGATGTGCTGCGATCTCGTCAATCGCGGCCTCGCCTATGCGGACGGCCTTATCTTCCTGCATCAGGCCGACACCACCATCGTGGCGCTCGATGCGAAGACGGGCACGAAGCGCTGGTCGGTGGCGAACGGCGACCCGGCGCTCGGCGCCTCCAACACCGCCACCGTGATGCCGGTGAAGGACAAGCTCATCGTCGGCATCTCCGGCGCCGAGGCCGGCGTGCGCGGACATCTCTCCGCTTATGATCTGAAGGACGGCCACCTCGTCTGGCGCGCCTACAGCACCGGGCCGGATGCGGACATGCTGTTCGATCCGGAGAAGACCACGGAGCTGGGCCGGCCTGTGGGCCGAGACTCATCACTGAAGAGTTGGTCCGGCGAGCAGTGGAAGATCGGTGGCGGCGCCACCTGGGGCTGGTTCGCCTACGATCCGAAGCTGAACCTCGTCTATTACGGCACAGCGAATCCCGCCACCTGGAACCCCACCCAGCGGCCGGGCGACAACAAATGGTCCGACACCATCATCGCCCGCGACGCGGACACCGGTGTCGCCCGCTGGGTCTATCAGATGACCCCCCACGACGAGTGGGACTATGACGGCGTCAACGAGATGATCCTGACCGAGCAGGAGGTGGACGGGAAGCCCACGCCGCTCCTCACCCATTTCGACCGCAACGGCTTCGCCTACACCCTGAACCGGGAAACGGGCGCCCTGATTCGCGCCGGGAAATACGAGACGACGGCCAACTGGGCGACCGGCATCGATCTCGACCCCGCCAGCCCCGCCTATGGCCGGCCGAAGCGCGATCCCGCTTTTTCCACCGAGCGAGACGGCGAGGATGTCACCTACACCGGCATCTGCCCCTCCTCGCTCGGCGCCAAGAACCAGCAGCCGGCGGCCTTCTCGCCGCAGACCCGCCTGTTCTACGTGCCCGTCACCCGCATGTGCATGGATTACGAGCCGTTCCACGTGGATTACGTGCCCGGCCAGCCCTATGTGGGCGCCACCCTCGCCATGCACCCCGCCCCCGGCACGGACGGCAGCACGGGCGCCTTTGTGGCGTGGGATGCGCTGAAGGGCGCGGCTGTGTGGTCGAAGCCGGAGCTGTTCTCGGTCTGGTCGGGGGCGCTGGCGACGGCGGGGGGTGTTGTCTTCTACGGCACGCTCGAAGGTTGGCTGAAGGCGGTGGATGCGAAGACGGGGCAGGAGCTCTACCGCTTCAAGACGCCCTCCGGCATCGTCGGCAACGTCACCACCTTCATGCAGGGCGGCCGGCAATATGTGGCCGTGCTCTCGGGCGTCGGCGGCTGGGCCGGCATCGGCCTCGCTGCCGGCCTCAGCGACCCCGGCGACGGCTCCGGCGCCAACGAGGCCTATGCGGCGCTGAACCAGTATACGGCGCTGGGCGGCCAGCTGACTGTGTTCGCCCTGCCGAGGGGGGAGTGAGGGCGGCGCGGTCTGAAAGCATCGCCGCAGGGCGTCTCGCCCCGGATCATCCGCCCGTCATCGCCCGGCTCGTCCGGGCGATCCACCCCTCCGCCGGAGCGCTGACCGGAAACCCGAACCCGCCCAACAGTGGATCGCCCGGACGAGCCGGGCGATGACAGCTCCCAGTTTCCCTTCTCCCGCAAGGGGAGAGGGAGTTCCTTCGGCGCGCGGATGCAAAAGCCGTCCATCCCATCAAACAACCGTCATGCCCGCCCGCGCCGCCCTACTGCGCGGCGGGCGGCACCCTGCTCAAGCGGGTGGCGAGGGCTTCTCCGCGCGGCAGGAGCCGGCTGATGGGATCGCTCTTCAGGCGGGCGAAGAGGATATGGTCCTCCCATGAGCCGTTGATGCAGAGATATTCCCGCGAATAGCCCTCGCGGGTGAAGCCGCAGCTTTCCAGCAGGCGGATGGAGGCCTGATTGGATGGCATGCAGGCCGCCTCCACCCGACGCAGGTGCAGCACGTCGTGGGCCACCGGCAGCAGCGCCGTCACCGCCGCGCGCATATAGCCCTGCCCGGCATAGGGCGCCCCCATCCAGTAGCCGAGGCTCGCCGCCTGGCACACGCCGCGCCGCACGTTGGAGAGGGTGAGGCCGCCGACGAGTTCGTCGTCCACCCGGCGGAAGATGAAGAGCGGATAGGCCTCGTCCGTCACCATGTCGCGGGCGTAGCGCCGCAGGCGGCGGCGATAGGCGCCGCGGGTGAGGTCATCGGCCGGCCACAGGGGCTCCCACGGCGTGAGGAAGCCGCGGCTGATGTCGCGCAGGTTCCGCCAAGCCATGAAATCCCGCATCTGCGGCACGCGCAGATAGACCCCCTTCCCCTCGATGGCGGGGAGGGGCTCGGCCGGGAAGGGGAAGAGTGCGGACAGCCACATCAGGTTGCGCCCGAGCCAATCTCCATGCGGGGCAGGATGCTCAGCCGGGCAAGCCGGCTAATGCGTTTCGAGACGCTGCACCACCCGCGCAGCCGGTTCAAGCCCGCCCTTCGGTCCAATGACGCTGAGCGTTGGCCGCCCCCGGCCGATGAGCCGCGTCGCCGCAGCGCGCACGGCGGCCACGTCCACAGCCTCCACCTTGGCGACGATTTCCTCCACCGGAATCACCCGGCCGAAGCCGAGGATCTGCCGAGCGAGCTGGTCGGCACGGGCGCCGGAGCTTTCAAGCGCAGCCAGCAGCCCCACCTTCATCTGCGCCTTGGCGCGGGCCACCTCCAGCTCGGTCACGGTCTCCGCCGTGTCGAAGATCTGGTCCACCACCGCGTTGGAGAGCTCCTCCACGTCGCCGGTGTCGGTGCCGGCATAGATGCCGAACAGACCGGTATCCTGATAGGTCCAATGGAAGGCGTAGATGGAATAGCAGAGCCCCCGCTCCTCCCGCACATCCTGGAACAGGCGGGAGGACATGCCCCCGCCCAGCACGTTCGAGAGCACCTGAAGGGCGTGGTAGTCCGCATCCTTGTAGGAGCAGCCCTCCAACCCCATCAGCACATGCACCTGCTCGAGGTCGCGCGCGGTCAGCCGCGTGCCGCCGGCGTAGGTGGCGGGCGAAAGCTCGGGCGCCGCGCCGTTGCCGACGCCGGAGAGGCGCTTGGCGGCCTCGTCCACCAGCCGCTCATGCTCCACCGCACCGGCGGCGGACACCACCATGCGCGGCCCCCGATAGGTGCGCCCGAGATAGGCGCCGAGCTGGTCGCGGCTGAAGCCGCGCACCGTCTCCGGCGTGCCGAGGATGGAGCGGCCGACGCTCTGGCCGGGGAAGGCCTGCTCCTGGAAGAGGTCGAACACCAGGTCGTCGGGCGTGTCCATCACCGCGCCGATCTCCTGCACGATCACGTTCTTCTCCCGCTCCAGCTCGTCGGGGGCGAAGGCCGGCTCGGTGAGGATGTCGGCGAGGATGTCGATGCCGAGGCCCACGTCCTCGCCCAGCACGCGGACGTTGTAGGTGGTCTGCTCCACCGAGGTCGCGGCGTTGATGTCGCCGCCCACCTGCTCGATCTCCTCGGCGATGCGCCGGGCGGAGCGGCGGCGGGTGCCCTTGAACGCCATGTGCTCCAGAAGGTGCGAGATGCCGTGCTCGTCGCCCTTCTCGTCGCGCGCGCCGGCACCCACCCAGATGCCGAGGGACGCGGTGCCGAGATGGCTCATCTCGTCGGTGATGACGGTGATGCCGTTGTCGAGTGTCGAGATCTTCACGCTCATGCCGCGGCGCCCCGGCCGACGCGGGCATGGGTGCGGATGAAGGTCTCGATGGCCACGAGGTCGTTGGGCAGCACGCTCACGCTTTCCTTGCGGGTCAGAAGGTCCGCCATGTGCGGCGGCAGGCCGGGGCGGATGCCGGTGGCGGCTTCCACCGCATCGGGGAATTTGGCGGGATGGGCGGTGGAGAGGATCACCTGCGGCACCTTGGCGGCATGCTCCACCTTGTCCGCCACCGCCAGCGCCACCGCCGTGTGCGGATCGGCGAGATAACCGGCGGACTGGTAGAGCCTGGCGATCGTCTTCGCCGTCTCCGGCTCGTCGGCGCGGCCGGCGGAGAAATCGCCGCAGATGGTGGCGAGCGCGTCGTGCGGCACGGTGAAGGCGCCGGACTGGCCCAGCGAGGCCATGAGCTGGCGCACCTCACCACTGTCGCGGTCCAGCGCCTCGAACAGCAGGCGCTCGAAGTTCGACGACACCTGGATGTCCATGGACGGCGAGGAGGAGGGATGCACCCCCTTCACCTCATAGCGGCCGGTCTCCAGCGTGCGCACCAGGATGTCGTTGACGTTGGTGGCGATGGAGAGATCGCGGATGGGCAGGCCCATGCGCTTGGCCACATAGCCGGCGAAGATGTCACCGAAATTGCCGGTGGGCACCACGAACGACACCTCGCGGTGCGGCGCGCCCAGCGCCGTGGCGGCATAGAAATAATAGACCACCTGCGCGACGATGCGCGCCCAGTTGATGGAATTTACCCCAGCAAGCGCGAGGGAATCGCGGAAGGCGTGGTGATTGAACATGGCCTTCACATGGGCCTGGCAATCGTCGAACGTGCCTTCCACGGCGATGGCGTGGACGTTGTGCGCGTTCACGGTGGTCATCTGCCGGCGCTGCACCTCGGACACGCGCTTGTGCGGGTAGAGGATGAATACGTCCACGGCATCGGAGTGCCGGAACGCCTCGATGGCCGCGCTGCCGGTGTCGCCGGAGGTGGCGCCGACGATGGTGGCGCGGGCGCCGCGGGCGGCGAGCACATGGTCCATCATGCGGGCGAGCAACTGCATCGCCACGTCCTTGAAGGCCAAGGTCGGGCCGTGGAACAGCTCCAGCAGGAAGCGGTTGGGGCCGATCTGCGTCAGCGGCGTCACCGCCGGATGGCGGAAGGAGGCGTAGGCGTCGGCGATCATCAGATCGAGCACGCGCTCGGGCAGCGCATCGCCGACGAAGGGGGAAATCACCGCCTTGGCCACCGCCGGATAGGGTTTTCCCGCCAGCGCGGCGATCTGGTCCGCGCTCAAAGTGGGGAACGCCTCCGGCACATAGAGGCCGCCGTCGCGCGCCAGGCCAGCCAGCAGCGCATCGGAAAACGACAGGACAGGAGCTTCGCCCCGGGTGGAAACGTAACGCACGGGCCCTCGACAGGTCTTGAGAGGCCCAAAGCGGGCCTGCCGCCAAACTACCCGCAAGCGCGCTCGCGGGAAAGGCGGGGTCGCGAGGGGTGGGAGGAAGGGCGCTTGGGCGGTGAGCGCTGGCCGCCCGCGCCGTCGTCCTCCGGCTCGACCGGAGGACCAATGGTGGCGTTTGTCCCGGTGTCCGCGCGAGGGCTCAAGCGGGGGGATGGGCCCTCCGGTCGAGCCGGAGGGCGACGGTTCTTAACCCTCAGCTTTTCTCGCGCACGTAGCGGCCGGGGGCGTCCTCGATGGCGGCGAAGTGGCCGCCGCCGATGGCGCGGGCGGGAACCTCCGCTGGATAATAGCTGGAGAACCAGTTCAGCCAGTCCGGCCACCAGGAGCCCTTGTGCTCCTGGGCGCCCTGGAGCCACAGATCGTAGCTGGGGCCGGTGGGGCCGTCCGCCCAATACTGGTACTTCATCTTGGCCGGGGGGTTCACCACGCCGGCGATGTGCCCCGAGCCGGCGAGAACGTAGCGCACCGGGCCGGACAGCATGTTCGCGCCGATGAACACCGAATTGGGCGGGGCGATGTGGTCTTCCCGCGTCGCCAGCGAATAGACCGGCACGTTCACCTTGGTCATGTCGATGCGCACACCGGACAGCTCGGCGAGGCCGCGGGCGATGTTGTTGGTGAGGTAGCAGTTGCGCAGATAATAGGAGTGGTTCGCCGCCGGCATTCGGGTGGAATCGGCGTTCCAGAACAGAAGGTCGAACGGGAACGGCGCCTTGCCCTTCATGTAGTTGTTGACGACATAGGGCCAGATCAGGTCGTTCGAGCGCAGCATGTTGAAGGCCGAAGCCATCTTGCTGCCTTCGAGATATCCCGTCTGCTTCATCTTCCGCTCGATGGCGGCGAGCTGGTCCTCGTCCACGAACACCTTCAGATCGCCCGCGTGGGTGAAGTCGATCTGGGTGGTGAGGAAGGTGGCGGAGGCGATGCGGTCGTCGCCCGTCTGGGCCATGTAGGCGAGCGTCGTGGCGAGCAGGGTGCCGCCGACGCAATAGCCCATGGCGTGCGCCTGCCGCTCGCCGGTGGCGACGGCCACCTTGTCGAGGGCGGCCATGATGCCCTCGCGCATGTAGTCGTCGAAGCCCTTCTCGGCGAGGCGGGCATCGGGATTGACCCAGGAAATCACGAAGACGCTGATGCCCTGGTCCACCAGCCACTTGATGAAGGACTTCTCCGCCGTCAGGTCGAGAATGTAGAACTTGTTGATCCACGGCGGCACGATCAGCAGCGGCATCTTCTTCACGCTGCCGGTCGTGGCCTCGTACTGGATGAGCTGCATCAGGTCGTTTTCGTAGATCACCTTGCCCGGCGTGGTGGCGAGGTTGCGGCCCACCTCGAAGGCACTCAGGTCCGACTGGCGAATCTTGAGCGAGCCCTTGCCGGCGACGAGGTCCTCCTTGAGATTTTTCATCCCCTTCACGAGATTCTCGCCGGACGACGAGAAGGTCTCGCGGATCAGCTCCGGATTGGTCATCACGAAGTTGGAAGGCGAGATGGCGTTCGTCACCTGCTTCACCAGGAAGCCGGCCTTGTGCTTGATATGGGGATCAAGGCCCTCGGCCTCCTCCACCATGTCCTCCGCCCAGCGCGTGGTGACGAGATAGGCCTGCTTGAGCGCGTCGAAGATGGGGCTCTCGCGCCAGCCTTCGTCCTTGAAGCGGGCATCCCGGGCGTCCGGCGCCGTCACCGGCTCCACCTGCTCGCCGCCGAGGCGCTTCAGGGTATTGGTCCACACCGAGAGATAGCCGGCCATGAGGCGGGTCTGCGCCTCCAGCGTGCGCTGGGGATCGGTCATCCAGTATTCCGCGACCTGGCCGACGGTCTTGAGGGCGTCGGCGATGTCTTCGGCGAGATCGTCGGTCTTCGCCTGCGTGCGGGGCCCGAGATAGGCGGCAAGCGCCTTGCCGCCCTCGTCCACCATCTGCGCGAGATTCTGGGAGAAGGCCTCGATGTCGAGACCGGGGCGCGCGCCTTCGGACTTGCCGCCGGAGGACCCGTCCGCCTTGCCCTTGCTCTCGGCCTTCTGGCTCGCTGCCTCAGGCTTGGCCGTCGGCGTGGACGCGGGAGACGGGCTGTGCTGGGTCGCGGGAGGGACGACGCTGAGATGCGGGGGCGCCTCCACCGGCATCACGGGAGCGGTGGCGGATACGTTCGGCGTTTCCTCAACACGGGACATTCGCGTTTCCTTCTCGCGGGTCTTGCTCGCGGGCCGTTGCGAAACGTAGCCCATCTTTATCGCTGCCTGCGCTTCCTTCATACTCTAGAGTGTGAAAGTGACAGGATCGA
The nucleotide sequence above comes from Xanthobacter flavus. Encoded proteins:
- a CDS encoding TetR/AcrR family transcriptional regulator yields the protein MRAADREQAIIEEAVRFFAEHGFEGQTRELAKRMGITHSAIYRYIPSKEALIERVYEHVYLSRWKADWAALVTDRSMPLEARLTQFYLEYVEKVFDYHWVRIFAFSGLKSFDITSRYLTIVRDQIILPACAELRAELKLPPPSETPVSEREAELFWGLHGRIFYLAIRRYVYGTTTPENLDPVVRDAVRAFRAGVAPVLTDILAQADS
- a CDS encoding DUF2778 domain-containing protein, translated to MREHGEWDRDEADPHADWHDRADWHWTPHIHEEEVDASDYDPHAGDPRPEGLSRRGTLVGIGTGIVAGLLVAAGAVWYSQGSFAFGVSAPPPQVSQRPVVRELSMAAAGATVTEISLVVGSGSLGVDASSIYLTNVAADGRSFAATAEPSDNSQRLTGRVVPLPMANPLNRNQVAAADGIKALEQFDQGAVPLPLRKPAMPTQRLAYASLPDASLTDAPSAVPGSQAPTPDTPTPLSEDEPALPSAGSGYAIYDIKAKVVYMPNGDRLEAHSGYGDTFDDIRAVNKRMVGPTPPNTYQLTMRESLFHGTEAVRLNPVGTGRMYGRTGILAHPYLLGPRGDSNGCVSIKDYGRFLAAFKRGEVKKMVVVAELKNGPKREENFLLSFLKPKD
- a CDS encoding Bug family tripartite tricarboxylate transporter substrate binding protein → MSFKFLTRLVSAAAIGFAAMTATASAQTYPDRPVRLVVPFAAGGSTDIVARIIAAKMSEILKQQVIVENRAGAGGNAGAAAVARSAPDGYTVLMGTVATHAINPALYVKMPYDPVKDFAPVSLLVNVPNVIVVNPSLNVKTVKELIDLLKANPDKYDYASSGIGTPLHLSGALFESMSGTKMVHVPYKGAGPALLDVVGGQVKIMFDNLPSSIGQIRKGGVIGLAVTTKERSPAAPEIPTVAESGLPGYETYSWNAIFAPAGTPQAYIDILAKAGAEAVADPAVKARLADLSAVAVGSTPAQLADHVKAEIAKWGPVVKASGASVNE
- a CDS encoding methanol/ethanol family PQQ-dependent dehydrogenase; protein product: MPRLLPALLLALLPTAGHANDDVLRRTAAGAEQVLQTVDYANTRYSPLKQIDTANVGRLQVAWTFSTGVLRGHEGAPLVVGDVMYVHTPFPNVVYALDLKNDGRILWKYEPRQKKDVAAVMCCDLVNRGLAYADGLIFLHQADTTIVALDAKTGTKRWSVANGDPALGASNTATVMPVKDKLIVGISGAEAGVRGHLSAYDLKDGHLVWRAYSTGPDADMLFDPEKTTELGRPVGRDSSLKSWSGEQWKIGGGATWGWFAYDPKLNLVYYGTANPATWNPTQRPGDNKWSDTIIARDADTGVARWVYQMTPHDEWDYDGVNEMILTEQEVDGKPTPLLTHFDRNGFAYTLNRETGALIRAGKYETTANWATGIDLDPASPAYGRPKRDPAFSTERDGEDVTYTGICPSSLGAKNQQPAAFSPQTRLFYVPVTRMCMDYEPFHVDYVPGQPYVGATLAMHPAPGTDGSTGAFVAWDALKGAAVWSKPELFSVWSGALATAGGVVFYGTLEGWLKAVDAKTGQELYRFKTPSGIVGNVTTFMQGGRQYVAVLSGVGGWAGIGLAAGLSDPGDGSGANEAYAALNQYTALGGQLTVFALPRGE
- a CDS encoding GNAT family N-acetyltransferase yields the protein MWLSALFPFPAEPLPAIEGKGVYLRVPQMRDFMAWRNLRDISRGFLTPWEPLWPADDLTRGAYRRRLRRYARDMVTDEAYPLFIFRRVDDELVGGLTLSNVRRGVCQAASLGYWMGAPYAGQGYMRAAVTALLPVAHDVLHLRRVEAACMPSNQASIRLLESCGFTREGYSREYLCINGSWEDHILFARLKSDPISRLLPRGEALATRLSRVPPAAQ
- a CDS encoding M16 family metallopeptidase, with the protein product MSVKISTLDNGITVITDEMSHLGTASLGIWVGAGARDEKGDEHGISHLLEHMAFKGTRRRSARRIAEEIEQVGGDINAATSVEQTTYNVRVLGEDVGLGIDILADILTEPAFAPDELEREKNVIVQEIGAVMDTPDDLVFDLFQEQAFPGQSVGRSILGTPETVRGFSRDQLGAYLGRTYRGPRMVVSAAGAVEHERLVDEAAKRLSGVGNGAAPELSPATYAGGTRLTARDLEQVHVLMGLEGCSYKDADYHALQVLSNVLGGGMSSRLFQDVREERGLCYSIYAFHWTYQDTGLFGIYAGTDTGDVEELSNAVVDQIFDTAETVTELEVARAKAQMKVGLLAALESSGARADQLARQILGFGRVIPVEEIVAKVEAVDVAAVRAAATRLIGRGRPTLSVIGPKGGLEPAARVVQRLETH
- the thrC gene encoding threonine synthase, whose translation is MRYVSTRGEAPVLSFSDALLAGLARDGGLYVPEAFPTLSADQIAALAGKPYPAVAKAVISPFVGDALPERVLDLMIADAYASFRHPAVTPLTQIGPNRFLLELFHGPTLAFKDVAMQLLARMMDHVLAARGARATIVGATSGDTGSAAIEAFRHSDAVDVFILYPHKRVSEVQRRQMTTVNAHNVHAIAVEGTFDDCQAHVKAMFNHHAFRDSLALAGVNSINWARIVAQVVYYFYAATALGAPHREVSFVVPTGNFGDIFAGYVAKRMGLPIRDLSIATNVNDILVRTLETGRYEVKGVHPSSSPSMDIQVSSNFERLLFEALDRDSGEVRQLMASLGQSGAFTVPHDALATICGDFSAGRADEPETAKTIARLYQSAGYLADPHTAVALAVADKVEHAAKVPQVILSTAHPAKFPDAVEAATGIRPGLPPHMADLLTRKESVSVLPNDLVAIETFIRTHARVGRGAAA
- the phaC gene encoding class I poly(R)-hydroxyalkanoic acid synthase, with translation MSRVEETPNVSATAPVMPVEAPPHLSVVPPATQHSPSPASTPTAKPEAASQKAESKGKADGSSGGKSEGARPGLDIEAFSQNLAQMVDEGGKALAAYLGPRTQAKTDDLAEDIADALKTVGQVAEYWMTDPQRTLEAQTRLMAGYLSVWTNTLKRLGGEQVEPVTAPDARDARFKDEGWRESPIFDALKQAYLVTTRWAEDMVEEAEGLDPHIKHKAGFLVKQVTNAISPSNFVMTNPELIRETFSSSGENLVKGMKNLKEDLVAGKGSLKIRQSDLSAFEVGRNLATTPGKVIYENDLMQLIQYEATTGSVKKMPLLIVPPWINKFYILDLTAEKSFIKWLVDQGISVFVISWVNPDARLAEKGFDDYMREGIMAALDKVAVATGERQAHAMGYCVGGTLLATTLAYMAQTGDDRIASATFLTTQIDFTHAGDLKVFVDEDQLAAIERKMKQTGYLEGSKMASAFNMLRSNDLIWPYVVNNYMKGKAPFPFDLLFWNADSTRMPAANHSYYLRNCYLTNNIARGLAELSGVRIDMTKVNVPVYSLATREDHIAPPNSVFIGANMLSGPVRYVLAGSGHIAGVVNPPAKMKYQYWADGPTGPSYDLWLQGAQEHKGSWWPDWLNWFSSYYPAEVPARAIGGGHFAAIEDAPGRYVREKS